One window from the genome of Chloroflexota bacterium encodes:
- a CDS encoding AAA family ATPase → MDKITVEGYRCFRERQSARLAPLTLLVGNNSTGKTSFLALIRALWEVAFLSESPDFQKDPYDLGTFRDIAHNRGGRGGRVRAFEAGFEYSPHAQRRRSKRKSEESLSFSARFEEVRAVPFPIKRCITQGNANLEVHLHERGQYHFRYSTPKTEGEHLFEYRFRSQDEVHLLPFDAIRFWRVEDEESIEIEASERKQIEELADSLNPVWVTPDSTIFPFASAPVRSRPRRTYDPVRPSSDPEGEYIPTYLANTSRRSPSEWNRLKTNLEEFGQSSGLFDEINIKSLGRSEGEPFQVQIRKSGSRRLKGPYKNLIDMGYGVSQALPVITELMRRDSPQIFLLQQPEVHLHPSAQAALGSLFCNIVAEGRRQLVVETHSDHLLDRVRMDVRDEKTRLKPEDVSILFFEEGELDVHIHSIRLDENGNVLDAPPSYRRFFMEETRRSIGL, encoded by the coding sequence ATGGATAAGATAACGGTAGAAGGATATAGGTGTTTCAGAGAACGCCAGTCAGCGCGATTGGCTCCACTGACGCTTCTTGTGGGGAACAACAGCACCGGCAAAACTTCATTTCTGGCGCTGATTCGTGCTCTTTGGGAAGTTGCGTTTCTTAGCGAATCCCCCGATTTTCAGAAGGACCCTTACGATCTCGGTACATTCCGAGACATTGCTCACAACCGCGGGGGAAGAGGTGGGCGAGTCAGAGCGTTCGAAGCTGGATTTGAGTATAGCCCTCATGCACAAAGGCGTCGATCAAAGAGGAAAAGCGAAGAAAGCCTGTCTTTTTCCGCTCGATTTGAGGAGGTTCGAGCGGTACCTTTTCCAATCAAGCGGTGCATTACTCAGGGAAACGCAAACCTAGAGGTACACCTTCACGAACGTGGTCAGTATCATTTCCGGTACAGCACACCAAAAACAGAGGGAGAGCACCTTTTCGAATACCGTTTTCGGTCACAGGACGAAGTTCACTTGTTACCGTTCGATGCGATTCGCTTTTGGCGGGTTGAAGACGAAGAATCTATCGAGATAGAAGCTTCGGAAAGGAAGCAAATTGAGGAGTTGGCGGACTCATTAAATCCGGTATGGGTAACGCCTGATTCCACAATTTTTCCTTTCGCAAGTGCACCAGTTCGCTCTCGTCCACGCCGTACTTACGATCCTGTTCGACCTTCGAGCGATCCAGAAGGTGAGTATATCCCCACATACCTTGCTAATACCTCACGTCGCAGTCCTAGCGAATGGAACCGTCTGAAAACTAATCTTGAGGAATTCGGACAATCTTCGGGATTGTTTGACGAAATAAACATTAAGTCTTTGGGTAGAAGCGAAGGAGAACCCTTTCAGGTACAGATCAGAAAATCTGGCAGCAGAAGGCTAAAGGGGCCTTACAAGAACTTGATTGATATGGGATACGGAGTTAGCCAAGCCTTGCCTGTAATTACGGAGTTGATGCGTAGAGACTCGCCCCAGATTTTCCTGCTGCAGCAACCGGAAGTACACTTGCATCCTAGTGCTCAAGCCGCGTTGGGCAGTCTCTTCTGTAATATCGTAGCCGAAGGAAGACGTCAGTTGGTAGTTGAGACTCACAGTGATCATCTTCTGGACCGCGTGCGTATGGACGTGCGTGACGAAAAAACCAGATTGAAACCAGAGGATGTGTCCATACTCTTTTTTGAAGAAGGCGAACTGGACGTTCATATCCACTCGATCAGGCTGGACGAAAACGGTAATGTACTGGACGCGCCGCCTAGTTATCGTCGGTTCTTTATGGAAGAGACTCGCCGCTCAATCGGACTGTAA
- a CDS encoding 6-bladed beta-propeller: MTTRPYGLLRCGFPFDKTLGMRRLTNYPIDVALGDENRLYVLCRADNASLVRRYNYADEDLGQFGSVGKDEGQFMWPVSIITDSDENIYISDEYLNRITVFDKDGQFVKCWGESGSEPGQLDRACGIAFDSEENVYVSDSMNHRVQKFSKDGEFITAFGEFGSGKGQLNMPWGIDVDDEDAVYVADWRNDRVQVFSTDGEFITKFGGSGCGDGEFNRPTDVAVDDDGDIYVADWGNDRVQLFNSETRYVQKFLGDATLSQVARDYMLTNAMPNRLRDMSNIEQQKYLRRPKSVTVSGDGRLYISDNLSYRVQVYRKEVIHLTPEQYGPPMRSPTLNQE; encoded by the coding sequence ATGACAACACGACCATACGGATTGCTGCGCTGCGGGTTTCCTTTTGATAAGACGCTCGGAATGCGCAGACTGACGAATTATCCCATCGATGTGGCGCTGGGCGATGAAAACCGCCTGTATGTCCTGTGCCGCGCGGATAACGCTTCGCTGGTGCGGCGCTATAACTACGCGGACGAAGATCTCGGGCAGTTCGGCTCGGTAGGCAAGGATGAGGGGCAGTTTATGTGGCCCGTATCCATCATCACCGACTCGGACGAGAATATCTATATCTCGGACGAATACCTGAACCGCATCACCGTGTTCGACAAGGACGGGCAGTTCGTCAAGTGCTGGGGCGAATCCGGCAGCGAGCCGGGTCAGCTCGACCGCGCATGCGGCATAGCGTTCGACTCTGAAGAGAATGTGTATGTCTCCGATTCGATGAACCACCGCGTTCAGAAGTTCTCGAAGGACGGCGAGTTCATCACCGCGTTCGGCGAGTTCGGCAGCGGCAAAGGGCAGCTGAACATGCCCTGGGGCATCGATGTTGACGACGAAGACGCGGTGTATGTCGCGGATTGGCGCAACGATCGTGTGCAGGTATTCTCCACGGACGGCGAGTTCATCACGAAGTTCGGCGGCTCCGGCTGCGGCGACGGCGAATTCAACCGCCCGACCGATGTCGCTGTGGACGACGACGGGGACATATATGTGGCGGACTGGGGCAACGACCGCGTGCAGCTGTTCAACTCCGAGACGCGCTATGTGCAAAAGTTCCTCGGCGATGCGACGCTCTCTCAGGTCGCGCGCGACTATATGCTGACGAACGCGATGCCCAACCGCCTGCGCGACATGTCCAACATCGAACAGCAAAAATACCTGCGCCGGCCGAAGTCCGTAACCGTGTCCGGCGACGGACGGTTGTACATCTCCGACAACTTGTCCTACCGCGTGCAGGTGTACCGGAAGGAAGTCATCCACCTAACGCCGGAGCAGTACGGCCCGCCGATGCGGTCGCCTACTCTGAATCAGGAGTAG
- a CDS encoding ABC transporter substrate-binding protein yields MKRSVLLLAAMFVLGAILAACSSQPAAEPQVVEKIVEVEKVVEVEKVVTEQVEVPVEVVKEVEKVVTEEIEVIKEVEVEVEKEVVKVERIEVPVEKVVEVQKIVEKEVEVVRSNLGESPDLAAAVAAGTLPPVWERIPSQPMIIPTLQDGIGEYGGVVRRFYLGPADGCNFFRLSRASLARFSQDGLSFVPSIARGWEVSDDGTEWTFFLREGMKWSDGDDFTADDFVYQYEDVIMNEDLTPTSPPFLRIGNEIGVISKVDDVTVKFTFPVPNFLFLEIVAQADEACYGSTRNVPWAPSHYMMQFHADHNPDAQANAEAAEFESWTQYYDSQTQYNLNPEKPTIAPWKFTNPLGDQVVMSERNPYFWAVDPAGNQLPYLDGIQLTLSEGGTEVGTLMAVQGDIDMQGRHIQLDQFTTLKQGEEQGGYTVRTWPTFAGSDVAFFFNMSLPGPTGEAIRTKEFRQALSLAIDRKAIQEIQFLGLGTIRQGVPGPAHPHYPGDDIAQLRTEYDPDAANALLDSVFPDKDGEGFRLSNGERIVMSVTVTDAFGTWPDAAQVVGRAWEAVGVKADVNVTTRSQHFTRWQTNEWAVMVWNEDTAGFTFSSIDKRSPREGAAGNFHGPGCALWLQDPDGPNSYPCADESVALLEMHKRGPGLPPAERNALGKEIYKTIVENQYNIGIVGLSPMVQGVIVTNNDLRNVPDAAGNDWPLRTPNTGFPEQWFYAR; encoded by the coding sequence ATGAAACGGTCAGTGTTGCTCTTGGCGGCAATGTTCGTATTGGGAGCAATCCTCGCGGCTTGTAGCTCGCAGCCCGCTGCGGAACCACAAGTCGTGGAGAAGATTGTCGAAGTTGAAAAGGTCGTCGAAGTCGAAAAAGTGGTGACGGAACAGGTCGAAGTTCCTGTCGAAGTGGTGAAGGAAGTCGAGAAGGTCGTCACCGAAGAGATTGAGGTAATCAAGGAAGTCGAAGTCGAGGTCGAGAAAGAGGTCGTAAAGGTCGAGCGCATCGAGGTACCTGTCGAAAAGGTCGTCGAAGTGCAGAAGATCGTTGAGAAGGAAGTCGAAGTAGTTCGGTCGAACCTCGGCGAATCCCCTGACCTCGCGGCGGCAGTAGCCGCTGGCACGCTTCCCCCGGTCTGGGAGCGCATCCCCTCGCAGCCGATGATTATCCCCACCCTGCAGGACGGCATCGGTGAGTACGGCGGCGTTGTAAGGCGCTTCTACCTCGGACCTGCGGACGGCTGCAACTTCTTCCGCCTGTCCCGCGCATCGCTGGCGCGTTTCTCGCAGGACGGCTTGTCGTTCGTCCCGTCCATCGCGCGTGGCTGGGAAGTCTCGGACGACGGCACAGAATGGACTTTCTTCCTGCGTGAGGGCATGAAGTGGTCTGACGGTGACGACTTCACTGCGGACGACTTCGTGTACCAGTACGAAGATGTCATTATGAACGAAGACCTGACGCCGACTTCCCCGCCTTTCCTGAGGATTGGCAACGAGATAGGCGTCATCTCCAAAGTTGATGATGTTACAGTCAAGTTCACCTTCCCCGTGCCGAACTTCCTGTTCTTGGAGATAGTGGCGCAGGCTGACGAGGCTTGCTACGGCTCGACCAGGAATGTTCCTTGGGCGCCTTCTCACTATATGATGCAGTTCCACGCAGACCACAACCCGGACGCGCAGGCGAACGCCGAAGCAGCCGAGTTCGAGAGCTGGACGCAGTATTACGACTCCCAGACGCAGTACAATCTGAACCCTGAAAAGCCCACCATCGCGCCGTGGAAGTTCACGAACCCACTGGGCGACCAGGTGGTGATGTCCGAGCGCAACCCGTACTTCTGGGCAGTTGACCCGGCGGGCAACCAGCTCCCGTACCTTGACGGCATCCAGCTGACCCTCTCCGAGGGTGGCACGGAAGTCGGCACGCTGATGGCAGTGCAGGGCGACATCGACATGCAGGGTCGGCACATCCAGCTCGACCAGTTCACCACGCTCAAGCAGGGTGAAGAGCAGGGCGGCTACACGGTGCGAACCTGGCCGACCTTCGCAGGCTCCGATGTGGCGTTCTTCTTTAACATGAGCCTGCCCGGACCCACCGGCGAGGCGATAAGGACGAAGGAGTTCCGTCAGGCGCTCTCGCTGGCAATCGACAGGAAGGCAATCCAAGAGATTCAGTTCCTTGGGCTTGGCACGATCCGTCAGGGCGTACCCGGTCCGGCGCACCCGCACTATCCGGGCGACGACATCGCGCAACTCCGCACCGAATATGATCCGGACGCGGCGAATGCATTGCTTGACAGTGTGTTCCCTGACAAGGACGGCGAGGGCTTCCGCCTCAGCAACGGCGAGCGCATCGTGATGAGTGTTACCGTTACGGACGCATTCGGCACTTGGCCCGACGCGGCGCAGGTTGTCGGTCGCGCTTGGGAAGCCGTAGGCGTCAAGGCTGATGTGAATGTAACCACGCGCAGCCAGCACTTCACGCGCTGGCAGACCAACGAATGGGCGGTTATGGTGTGGAACGAGGACACGGCGGGCTTCACCTTCAGCTCCATAGACAAGCGATCGCCCAGAGAGGGCGCGGCAGGCAACTTCCACGGGCCGGGCTGCGCGCTGTGGCTGCAAGATCCGGACGGACCTAACAGCTACCCATGCGCCGACGAGTCGGTCGCATTGCTTGAGATGCACAAGCGCGGTCCCGGTCTGCCGCCGGCAGAGCGCAACGCGCTGGGCAAGGAAATCTACAAGACCATCGTTGAGAACCAGTACAACATCGGCATCGTGGGCTTGTCCCCGATGGTGCAGGGCGTCATCGTAACGAACAACGACCTGCGTAACGTGCCCGACGCGGCCGGCAACGACTGGCCTCTGCGAACGCCCAACACGGGCTTCCCGGAGCAGTGGTTCTACGCTCGATAA